A genome region from Clostridia bacterium includes the following:
- a CDS encoding DUF1700 domain-containing protein — translation MKKDEFLKRLSDRLLVLSKKERDDIIYEYSQHIDMKTAEGQSEEDAIADFGDLDELAREILRAYDLDPDYASQNKEQEHTFEKKVADKVSRLTDWMNRTADSLSKKNAKQIFGIVIKFILLIILLVLLRIPAGLLTAVSMGAFRSLPYSFGSMIGVIMAVLINVIYIAVVCYALYFFFQRVASDKYTGEKEARDFVRGMNNEPYEASGESETNKENGEKAKNGEKPRYHGFTWQNRTPDGAGASAASEKGSSPSAAHVFGSVLGVILKIVVVIIMIPVIIIAVAAVAGLGASIALVVQGFGIIGIMLIALGCTLCLLSLIWAVFKALFGKKQPKEKAAPAQSKEV, via the coding sequence TTGAAAAAAGATGAATTCTTAAAGCGTCTTTCCGACAGGCTTTTGGTATTAAGCAAGAAGGAGCGCGACGATATAATATACGAATACTCCCAGCATATCGACATGAAGACGGCCGAAGGCCAAAGCGAAGAAGACGCCATCGCCGATTTCGGAGACTTGGACGAGCTTGCGCGCGAGATACTCAGGGCCTATGATCTCGATCCGGATTACGCAAGCCAAAACAAAGAACAGGAGCACACGTTTGAAAAAAAGGTGGCGGATAAGGTGTCGCGCCTTACCGATTGGATGAACCGCACGGCCGATTCGCTGTCAAAAAAGAACGCGAAGCAGATATTCGGCATAGTTATAAAGTTCATTCTGCTCATCATATTGCTCGTGCTGCTGCGGATACCGGCGGGGCTTCTCACCGCTGTTTCGATGGGCGCGTTCCGATCGCTGCCCTACTCCTTCGGCAGCATGATAGGCGTTATCATGGCCGTGCTTATAAACGTGATATATATCGCCGTAGTATGCTACGCGCTTTACTTTTTCTTTCAGCGCGTCGCAAGCGACAAATACACGGGTGAAAAGGAGGCGCGCGATTTCGTGCGCGGAATGAATAACGAGCCTTACGAAGCAAGCGGCGAAAGCGAAACGAATAAAGAAAACGGCGAAAAGGCGAAAAACGGCGAAAAACCGCGCTATCACGGCTTTACATGGCAAAACAGGACGCCTGACGGCGCAGGCGCGAGCGCCGCTTCCGAAAAGGGCTCCTCCCCTTCCGCGGCGCATGTTTTCGGGTCGGTGCTCGGCGTTATACTTAAAATCGTCGTCGTTATTATCATGATACCCGTTATCATTATCGCAGTGGCCGCCGTCGCGGGGCTCGGCGCAAGCATCGCGCTAGTCGTGCAGGGCTTCGGGATAATAGGCATAATGCTCATCGCGCTCGGCTGCACGCTCTGCCTTCTTTCGCTCATCTGGGCGGTATTCAAGGCGCTTTTCGGAAAAAAGCAGCCAAAAGAAAAGGCCGCCCCCGCGCAGTCAAAGGAGGTGTGA
- a CDS encoding PadR family transcriptional regulator produces MNTQFKKGVLELVVLMSLDKKDMYGYELVSEVSKIIDVNEGTIYPLLKRLTNERYFDTYLKESSEGPPRKYYHLTSLGRERKRELKEEWIKFHKKVDEFIKADN; encoded by the coding sequence GTGAATACACAGTTCAAGAAAGGCGTTTTAGAGCTCGTCGTGCTTATGTCGCTCGACAAAAAGGACATGTACGGCTACGAGCTCGTAAGCGAGGTGTCAAAAATAATCGACGTGAACGAAGGGACGATATATCCCCTTTTAAAAAGGCTCACGAACGAGCGCTATTTCGATACTTATCTCAAAGAATCGAGCGAAGGCCCGCCCAGGAAATATTATCATCTTACATCGCTCGGGCGCGAACGAAAGCGCGAGCTTAAGGAAGAATGGATAAAATTCCATAAAAAAGTTGATGAATTCATAAAAGCGGACAATTAA